In Motilibacter aurantiacus, the sequence GTCCGCGGGCTACCCGCTGCTGGAGCCGTCGCCGGGCGAGGCCGTGCAGGACCCCGCGGAGATCACCGCGGCGGCGTTCCGGGCGATCCGTACGGTCGTTGCGGAGCTCGCCTCGCGCGGCGCGGTCGTGCGCGCGGTGTCGTTCAGCTCGGCCCTGCACAGCCTGGTGGGCGTCGACGCGGACGGGGTCGCGCTCACCCCGTCGATCACCTGGGCCGACATCCGGGCCAAGGACCAGGCCGCCCGGCTGCGGTCGACCGGCAAGGGCCTCGAGCTGCACCTGCGGACCGGGACGCCCACCCACGCCATGTCGCCGCTGACCAAGCTGATGTGGTTCCGCGAGGAGCAGCCCGAGCTGCACGCGCGGGTGGCCCTGTGGGCCGGCATCAAGGAGGTCGTGCTCCACGCGCTGACCGGCGAGTGGGTCAGCGACCACTCCGTGGCGTCCGCCACCGGGCTGTTCAACCTGCGCTCGCGCACCTGGGACCGCGAGGCGCTCCAGCTGGCCGGCATCGGCCCCGAGCGGCTCCCCCGCCTGGTCGCGACGACGTACGCCGGCCTCCGCCCGCTGCCCGAGACCGCCACCGAGCTGGGCCTGCCGGCCGACGTCCCGCTCGTCGCCGGCGGGGGCGACGGCCCGCTGGCCAACCTCGGCCTCGGCGCGGTGCGCCCCGGCGTCGTCGCCTGCTCGGTCGGCACCAGCGGGGCGCTGCGGGTCGTCGTCGAGAGCCCGTCGGTCGACCCCCAGGGCCGGGTCTTCTGCTACGCGCTGACCGAGGACCGGTGGGCCGTGGGCGGAGCCATCACCAACGGCGGCGTGGCGGTGCGATGGGCCGGCGACACCATGGCCCCCGAGCTGGAGGAGCTGGCACCAGAGCTCGGCGACTCCCCCGTCG encodes:
- a CDS encoding gluconokinase — encoded protein: MTAEADAVNGAAQVVLGVDLGTTATKVVAFDVQGREHASASAGYPLLEPSPGEAVQDPAEITAAAFRAIRTVVAELASRGAVVRAVSFSSALHSLVGVDADGVALTPSITWADIRAKDQAARLRSTGKGLELHLRTGTPTHAMSPLTKLMWFREEQPELHARVALWAGIKEVVLHALTGEWVSDHSVASATGLFNLRSRTWDREALQLAGIGPERLPRLVATTYAGLRPLPETATELGLPADVPLVAGGGDGPLANLGLGAVRPGVVACSVGTSGALRVVVESPSVDPQGRVFCYALTEDRWAVGGAITNGGVAVRWAGDTMAPELEELAPELGDSPVEPVLDLAATVPPGCGGLIMLPYLLSERAPYWTSVPSAAYVGLTRAHGRAHLVRATLEGICQQLALVLESMRAAGNEVTEIRATGGVFNSRLWRQALADVLGMPVSFAKGHEGSSFGAALLGMQAVGLVGSVEAAESLIEIEETVQPDAAAVEVYATLRPLYSQVYAALLPAFTRIRELEETLPLAYPADLAEPGLEED